A window of Bactrocera dorsalis isolate Fly_Bdor chromosome 4, ASM2337382v1, whole genome shotgun sequence genomic DNA:
TGAACAAGTGACTGTGGACAAATACATTTCCTGCTTGATCAGCTTGTGCAAAACATTCTGGACTATACTGGCATCCTACTATCAAATTGTTGTTTGGCATCAAAACTATAAGCTCTATCCTTTGGACATGGAAGACTCGCCCGACATTTATATACAAGAAAAGCTGAAGAAGGGTCAATCACGAATTTGGAATGACATTCTAACAAAGATTTGCACATTTCTGCAAAGCACTAAACTGAAAACGTTGAAGTATGATCAATTCATACAAGTGTTATCCATAGTACAGCGTTTAAAAAAAGTTGGTCTGGAGTTTTGTGGTGAACAGTCCGAGAAATTGATTGAAACAATGCAAGTACAAAGTCAGGAATTTTTCCAACGCTATCACATAACATGCCTAGAAGAGATATGTCTATTTTTGGATAACGAATCGTGGACAATGGTGGATTCGTTTGTGAATATACTCCAGTTGCCGGTGAAATAAATAACTTAAagtgttattaaattaaattttaaatgaaatgttttcATAGGAATTTCGTTCTGTACGCAACACGTTGAGGCGGCATAAATCACCGCCTGTCGCACACTTGCTCGTTTCAGCGACATCAGTGAATAATTCACCAACAAGCAATAACAATTGTGACGAATTAGTGTCGGTGCATTCGCAAGACGGTGGTAGTTCCATTTACGGTTCCTATGGTTACTTTCTGCGTTTCTCTGAGAAGAGTTCGCCATTTGATGGTGGTCTGGATGTGGCTATGCTTGAAGAGGACATACTCTCCGGTATTGTAGACGAGGCTTCCTGCTACTTCTCCGAGGACAGTGATGACGAGCAAAAAAGCATGCAAAGCAAATGTGAAGATGAGGCTGGCCATGCGTGTGTTATTGTAAACAACACAACACTGAACGTATTCCGTTGCATTGGCCGTTACCTACAAATGTGTAAGTTGTTGCATTGCATTTCACCGAAAATTGTGGCGAGCATGTTGGAATTGATGGACTTCTACGCCTATGCGGTGCATGAAATTTTCGGCAAAGATGCTGTAAGTTTACTAAGTTTAATATACGATTTTGTacagtaagaaaaatattgcttattaacgttacatttttttccagCCCGTGacgatggaaaaattttacaacgcACGTCTTGAGCAAAAACTCCAAACAGTTCTGGACAATGTCGTAACAAATATAAAGATTTGGCCACTAAACTTTTCATCACTGGTGTGTAGTCAACCATGtacaatcaaatattttttataacttaaacCGTTACATTCAATTGCAGATTAATAATGAGCTGGCGAATCCAGATACTCTGTACGGCCTTTCACAGCGCATAGTTGCGATAGAGAGTGGCCATTGTATGACACAGCAGTTTCAAACACTACACAATTACCTCAACCATTTGTTAGCGCCACAAGAGCGACCAATGCTAACGGCTTATTTCGACTACATTGAATTCATGGCTGATATTGCACGTCCAGTGTACACATGTGTAACTTCGCGCGTCATTGATTTGCCAGCGGTCTTAGCAATGATCAGCAAAGTGAAATGGGATGTCAATCACGTCAGTTTTCAACATAATAATTATATTGATATTATGAATCGGGTGCGTATGatttattttaagcattaattcatttaattattttgtgatATATTAGAATATTCAAAGCTTTGCAATGCGTTTGGAGGAAATCGCCAAAGAAATAAATCTTCCTGCGGAAATTATATGGAACTCCATGGCTCATGTCGCGACGCATTTGCTAGTAGAAGGGTAAgcatattaaattaattgaatatatatattttttttatatatatcattgttgtttttttttttacagtttctCGAATGTAAAAAAATGCTCCGCCGGCGGTCGTGCGCTAATGCAGttagattttacaaattttatgtcCATACTCGAGTTGATTTCCAATCAAAAATATCCAGCGCATCGCatttatgttgacagtttcaTAAAGGCATATTATTACTCAAATGAACAATTCGAAGAATGGATTGAGGCACAGCGCAATCTGGAGCAATATTCCACAAAGCAACTAACCAATCTCATACAATGTGTTTGCGTGAGCGACAAACGCACCAGACAAAAACTATTACAATTATTAGGTGGTAATAGCACTAGTGTTGGAAATGGCAATAATCTCAATTTAAGTACAAGTAGCACATAGTTGGAATATTTAGACCATACAGCGTCATATTAAGCGCCAAGTATTTGGCCActgcacaaatatttatactttcgAAAATCCATATGTTACAtatccacatatatgtatattttgtgctATTCAATGCTACGTTAATGTCTCGAAACATTCcacttttgatttatttatatttgtaggCATATTTGCAAATCACTTTACCTCTTGTTATTTATATGCACATTAAGGTTTCCCTTGTTTGCCAAAGTTGATTTGTTTTTTGCAAACGTTCCCTTAAGGGTCATAAACGAGCTTTTTATTGAGTTTAAAGCGTGGcgaaattattttacttttctcaTACACTTTAGAACagagattttttcttgttatctCCAAAGCACTGTAAAATATCATACAAAACTATTTGCTCTATAAAAAATGTcggcataatttttttcataaaaacattccATGAAAGTTATATGCAGTTAAAGATATGTATCAAATGTACTGTATGTAAACAGTACACCATGtggtatgagcaacacagagtGTATAAATGATGAATGCTTGAATGCGTTTTTAGGGCAAAATCTTCAGGGGGCGTACCCTTAATGTGCATTGTGactaaaagtaatttatttattaactatttaatCGATCTCCTATTAACCCTATATTACTCAAAACGATGTACTTCAAACTCTCTATAAACTCTCTTCACTTAtgatattgataaaaaaattttcttcatacTTTGAACGGAGTAAACTTGAATCTCGAAACTTTATTATCTCTTCTCATATACctattttatacatacttacatataaatagacaattttatttatacacacatattatatattattatatttcgatTATGTACCTTATTAGCTTGTTATATAACTTATATTTTGTTCATCTGATAACTACTATATGTTGGTAAATGAACTCGTTTGTGCAGCCTGACggacaaatatgtatatctagcatcaataataaaaagcaacaaaaagtaaTATGCAAcatattatacacatacatatataccttataCATTAATACATCACTGTTAATGTACTGTAATCTAAAGTAAACGTATTTATAGcgcataaattttaaagttgtattataaatgaaaaaataacatataaatattaccAACACATGTCGGCGATCACGCAGTTATTAAGATTTGTTTGCTTGAAACAGAACTACTTATGTAGGTACAATTAATttatgtactttgctaatatCATATAAAATTGCCTCCGCTAAGCATCTACCGTAACACCTCCGCCATGATTGCAGCGCGCTTTTGCTTGCCCAGTTCATCTTGTTCATCTGCCTGTTTCCTTATTGCGCCATTCCCAACTTTGGCCCAATTAAACTGCACATCCTTCAATTTGCGTTCGACATAATCGTCTTCCATGTCGACGCATAGGTTATGTAATGCACACACTGTATCCACAATTTTACGCACTTCGTGTAGGTTACGTGCTTCCAGCGCATAAAGAGCGTTAAATCGTTTTGCCATCGAGTCTAGCGCTTGTTGAGCCAACAACAAAGCCGGCTGTAGTGCCATATTGAAAGCACGCTCCCTGTCATCGCTGGGTGCGCCTATGGGCCGCAGCAGGTAGGGTTTGAGTGGAAAGGTTTCATCGCCAATAAGATAACTACCTAGAGGCATTGTTTGAACGTTCAGCGCTAATGTTTGTCCTATGGGAGAGGTGTCGAATGAATATTCATCCGCGAGTACCAAGAAGCAATCGATTACTTTTTGATCGCCATcacaaataatttgtaataCCACTTGTCGCTCCTCATTTTCAGCTTCGAGGAATACATCCAATTGTTTGGTGGCCAAAATGCCAAATAGTTGAGGGAATTTATTAAGCTGTTGATTTGCTTGAAAGGTCCGTACAGTGTACTGACGTTTTTCTGGTGTACTGGGCCATTGGATTAATATTTCGTATTGTGCGGAAATACGTCGCCAGAACAGGCGTATAACTTGTTGGCAAACATATTTCGTAATGTTAAATTTACGTCCAATATCTTCGAAGTGCTCATCTGTAGACAGTTTCCAGAGTGCGAGTGAAAAAATCGATTGCGGTGGTGTAGCAGTGGGTAAATGTTGGCTGGGTAAATATTGCCGCAGGCTCTTGAAGATGCGCTGCagaaaacatatgtaaatatttcaatattttgccaTAATGATTGCTTTGCTTACCAGGAAAGTCATTTTACTCATATGCAAATATCCTTCAAATAGTGTcgtattaaatttgtttagtaAATTAATTTCGGTTAGGGTTTGACGCCTCACAGGTTCACATGGAGCAGCTGGTATGTAATTTCcttccataaacttttttgaattgGAATTGTTGGGTGCAACCTGTTTTTCATGGTTATCGTCATGTTTTCTGCGCTTACTTTGTAGGAAAAAATGTAATGCTTCATCATCGGAATCGCTGCAGAGCAGCGGAAAATCCATTTTGGCAAATTGATTCGTCCGCTCCTTGGTTTTGTTCTCGTCTATTAACATATCTTTCATTAAAATTGCGGCAATATTCGGCAACAAAATGCTTTCCATTTTGGCGATGTAAATTTTTCTCGTGTAAGTTtactatgtatttattaattgcaaatcacttcagtttataaaaaaaaaaaacaggaaaattAAACTACCCTagtggtatgtatgtatacataaaaacaaatcagaaaGGGGTTTGTTTACAAGTAGTGTATGTACAGATGTgttcattgttattgtttacaATAGCTCTGTTCCCTCTCTTAAAGATTGACAACATTTTTGATTGCATATTCTAAGAATATTATTGCTCGcatttactaaaattatatttatagttttttagtttaatttaataaacaaaattgcataCCTTCTGCATAATAAAAGGATTATCAGCAATCTGTCgtaaatttgacaaaaaattactACTTATACGTAAGTTAtgtcattttaaatttgaagctGTTTCAACTGCAACCCTGCTTCGAACAGCTGAGTGCACAATTTCTGTTTATTATTTCTGTGTAATGAAAAAACACGTGCGTAAATCTTTTCGcaagtttatttaataaacaaataaaagtaaaaagttaacAGAAAACAACTTTCGGAATTAAAGTGGAAACTTACCTTATTTTAAAGTGAAAGCCGAATTAATAATAATGGATACACATGATATATTTCTACAGTTGACAAGAGGAGCGCGATTTAATTCCAAACCTAAAACTGCAATCAAAGCGGTAAAGCCCTTttctaattatatttaataaacatatttatatattttttgcacataTCTGTAGAATCAAAACACGACGGATGAAatacaagaaaataaaacagcacggtccataatttctaaaaaagcTAAAAGTGACGAAGAGGTTTCTCATTCGGACGGCTTCAGTTCTGAGGAGGAAGAAGAGTCTTTTAATTACATCAATGGCAAagatgatattaaaaaattgtcgaaGAAACCTAAAAAGACAGTTACCGCAGAGGAAAGAGAAGCAAAACTTCATGAAGAAATGGTatgcattaataaataataaatatttatgaacacaaattattttttggtattttctcaATAGGTGACAACGATACGTAAAGAAAATCTAATTACTGTGCGTGGTAAGGATATTCCCGCACCTGTCACTACATTTGAAGACCTAAAAAATGAGTATGGCATGTCTGATCGGCTTTTGCAAAATCTCGCAACTGCCACTTATTCGAAACCCACACCTATACAAATGCAGGCAATGCCGCTGCTGTTACAGGGGCGCAACGTAATGGCTTCAGCACCAACTGGCTCAGGCAAAACCATCGCTTTTCTAGCTCCTATTATCAATGATTTGCGCAAGCCAAGTAAGGTGGGGTTCCGTGCGGTTGTGTTGGCACCTACACGCGAATTGGCAGCGCAAATTTATAGAGAATGCGTACAATTGGCAAATCAGACAGCATTAAAAATACACTTTCAAGCaaaatcaaacaacaacaatgagacTTCTGGTAATGCGAATAAGAAGTATGACATACTTATATCCACACCGAATCGTGTACGTTTTCTTTTGGAGCAAGAACCACCAGCTCTACATCTAACTGAGTATGTAGTAAATCGAAACTGCTAAATGGAACTATATTAATGCAAATGTAGGCTAAATTTCTGTATAACCATCTAATTGtcgaattttaattattacagAGTCGAGTGGCTGGTCATAGACGAGGCGGATCGCTTGATGGAGGAaggcataaataattttaaagaccAAGTCGATGTTATTTTGGCGGCTTGtacaaataagaaaaagaagTTGGCACTCTTCAGTGCGACATACACAGTTCCAGTGGCGAAGTGGGCGATTAAAAATCTTCCCAACTTGGCGCGTGTCATAGTTGGTCATGAAAATAGTGCTACGAATTCCGTTGAACAAGAATTGCTGTTTGTTGGTTCCGAGAGTGGTAAACTATTAGCTATAAGAGATATGGTACGCAAAGGATTGAAACCGCCCGTGTTGGTTTTTGTGCAAAGCAAAGTAAATGAATATATCTTATCATAAAACAGTTTTTCTAAAACGAAGTGATATTTCAGGAACGTGCTAAGGAACTCTTCCAAGAGCTGCTTTACGACGGCATCAATGTCGATCTCATACATGCTGATCGTTCACAGCAGCAACGTGACAATTGCGTACGCGCGTTTCGAGAAGGTCATATTTGGGTGCTAATATGTACCGAACTAATGGGTCGTGGCATAGATTTTAAGGGTGTCAATCTGGTTATAAACTACGATTTTCCACCATCAGTCATCTCGTATATACATCGTATTGGTCGTACTGGCCGAGCGGGCAGAAACGGCAAAGCCATAACATTCTTCACCCAAAACGACACACCAAATTTAAGAAGGTACATAATTTataatcacttcttcattgtcgTAATACTAataactttttcttttctttccagcattgcaaatattattaaagaatCTAATGGAAAAGTGCCCGATTTCATATTAGCTATGAAGAAGCAACGTAAAAGCGAAAGAAAGTGGCTTGAAAGCCATGCGCCCAAGCGTGATAGTATATCAACGCGTATATCGAAGAATGTGGAAAAGGAGAAAGATAATGTTGagaaaaatacaaaaccaaTGGCGAAAAAACGTAAGGCCAGTGCTGAATTTGATAAAAAGTCCAGCAAAACAAAATTGAGTACGAAAAAGTCTTCCAATTTACAGCCTTCGGCAAGTAAAaagattaaattgaaaaaacagtaataataagttctaagaaatatttttacataaattcgGTGAAAttcattcttttttatttacaaatatatgtatacatataagcatatgtctaataaaaatgtttgtaaatatgttgctctgtaattttttttttgtgcacaatttcttattttttgtttttatagacAATTTTTATAGGCACTTTATGGAAATTGCACTTATTGTGTTTCTCTCGTGAGTGTGTTTTTCTCTCCCCCTTACTGCACTAATATAGgcacatttaataaatattaatatgctGATATAAAACTAACTAGCCTTActtaatatgtattttcaaaaatgttcgaTGGTTATTTCAGTAGTCTTCTGTCTTTCTGCCTCCCCTCTCACCCCAGATTTGGGCGCACTAAGATTCGCATAGCCAATCACATGGTAATTTTGGCATTTTACTAGCTGGCCATGGCAAATATCCAGCGGTTTTGAATACCCAGTAATCGTAGGACACTTTTGTGATTAAAGCAATTAGCAAAATCACCTCGGTGGCTAtcaaataataaatgtaatcggTCCAATCGTGCGGCGATTGGCACAGTTTCTTTTCACGCAATTCCATAACATTTTGTGGTAAATTCCGACATCTTATGCTATTATAGTCAGGGATGTCCCGATTGTGTTCCAACAGCCAATACTGTGAAAAGAAGTCACgtatagtttttaataataatttattgagTTGCAGTTTGGTATTTACCTTCAATGTTTTCGCTGAATTACAGTCACAATTCAGCTCATTGCCACCAAGAAAGATAATGCGTCCAACATCATGATTATCCAGTACGTTGCTCAAAAAATATTCGGGAATCTGAAATAGTGAAGAGAggagtttaattttattacgattttcaataaattggcGAACATAAATGATGCCGATGCCATGCCGATCCCTGtaatccccgaataagggatctcaggGCCTTGGAGTCCTGTAACCTTTCCACCgatgtgagtaagctttggacTGCTGTCAAGGCTTTgactaatccgaagagacatggGAGATGTTGGAGTCTCAATCACTGCGGCAGTATAGCAAGGCATCATATTCgacgcaaaaatgttgcaatataAGTATCAGCTGAGTATCTGCAGAAAAACAACACTGTCGCATATTGCTGCAGTTATTTGTTTGCTCGAACATCCCCATGATGACCGAgttgaaattcaattcaaacATGCCTATTGAATCAACTGCTTGTAAAGGATCTtggctccttaactgggagcataagcgtctcactatgtaggtgttcgatgggagacatcaagaggcatcccgtcgtggtccgaaGTGCAGTATTTTGGCAGGTCTggagtttcctcatctgcgtattattgcatccaggcgaccatattgatGCTGCGTAGTTTAGGACGttgtcctcaacctgtcgctgaccactcttcaaatacccaaTGTGTGGAGAGTCGGGAGAGTGGACCCACTACTGAAACCCGTGAACAAAGGAGAGTCCTATCGTCCGATAACTTttctctccccagtagtgaagacacttgaagCCTTCCTACTCTTCACACACCACCTGAGTCTAGCAAACTACCAGCATGGTTTCCGAAAAGAGCAAGGTACCACCACAGCATTAAGCGTCATAAAtgcccagatagttcgtggccttaaCCAAAAACCACCCTGTGAAAGAAAGAACCTTGTAGCGTTAGTCTTGTTAGTCAGTCACACAACGTTGCTGGATTTTAGGTGTGCGACAGCTTGTGCTCCTCAAATCGCTAGCCGCCAGCATGAACAGTCAGAACTCAGCACTCCGAAATATAACAGGATggctcttgatgtctcccattgaacacATGCACAATGCGGCCcaacaaacttcagacatgcactgaccggGGAGCCATTAataccttcaccgactccctctcagtgaatggcgtacttgcgAGTCAAACTACCCCCatttgcagacgaagagctcgagctGCCCTGAGAATCGGGAGTGACCCTTGcgtagcttcgttctggatactaacctacttcttatccagaatcgaccccaccaaccccactcatctgacACCTCTCTCCttatggtccgaccccgtcgaaacagcacgttttctgtgcctaccgttggatgacttCGATGACAACTTCTCTAATGTTTAGCATTCTAACGGGAATTAGGTAccctttacaacaacaacaataaagcaacAAATGGACAGCTTCTTGAGAAGAAAAGAGCGTGTCCAAAATATAaaaccgatatctcaaaacctgaaCTGCACTCCGCTCGCCACGCttatcataaatatatacagtttaacttccctaactcgaatcaccataatccacacaaaaacttcgagttagagagacttcgataatgaagaaaatttgtatgaa
This region includes:
- the LOC105222876 gene encoding syndetin, whose amino-acid sequence is MHHPKAKMDEFKTKFMDLLHKQTNRQLKIPAMGFSDYFIQSVTTEPTEASANKLKAGSNVPMLSPNGESDASNSDTVDTTANAQKSDQEILESIEEIYFQPEGEEGRNVHGQYELQKVLSDGVNFQLIDGTIAQLRTQHKVLSKQVLQNILEQRSACNEEFASINDIQKDLEESLWTCRKARSYLNYAKVNLTTTSLEILASYRKREILKELLNTLLAIKKLKSTDVEVQKFLSDYNYSGAIGLLLKCKDSAEEYMQYNCVQSLNKKLQETLLLTEFQLDTVLNEMILNFDMRKYAKLQEAYKLLNKSLIAMDQLHINFISAIHSSVNSVLRAFNDPNIDENMKFLFEQLCEQVTVDKYISCLISLCKTFWTILASYYQIVVWHQNYKLYPLDMEDSPDIYIQEKLKKGQSRIWNDILTKICTFLQSTKLKTLKYDQFIQVLSIVQRLKKVGLEFCGEQSEKLIETMQVQSQEFFQRYHITCLEEICLFLDNESWTMVDSFVNILQLPEFRSVRNTLRRHKSPPVAHLLVSATSVNNSPTSNNNCDELVSVHSQDGGSSIYGSYGYFLRFSEKSSPFDGGLDVAMLEEDILSGIVDEASCYFSEDSDDEQKSMQSKCEDEAGHACVIVNNTTLNVFRCIGRYLQMCKLLHCISPKIVASMLELMDFYAYAVHEIFGKDAPVTMEKFYNARLEQKLQTVLDNVVTNIKIWPLNFSSLINNELANPDTLYGLSQRIVAIESGHCMTQQFQTLHNYLNHLLAPQERPMLTAYFDYIEFMADIARPVYTCVTSRVIDLPAVLAMISKVKWDVNHVSFQHNNYIDIMNRNIQSFAMRLEEIAKEINLPAEIIWNSMAHVATHLLVEGFSNVKKCSAGGRALMQLDFTNFMSILELISNQKYPAHRIYVDSFIKAYYYSNEQFEEWIEAQRNLEQYSTKQLTNLIQCVCVSDKRTRQKLLQLLGGNSTSVGNGNNLNLSTSST
- the LOC105222877 gene encoding uncharacterized protein LOC105222877 produces the protein MESILLPNIAAILMKDMLIDENKTKERTNQFAKMDFPLLCSDSDDEALHFFLQSKRRKHDDNHEKQVAPNNSNSKKFMEGNYIPAAPCEPVRRQTLTEINLLNKFNTTLFEGYLHMSKMTFLRIFKSLRQYLPSQHLPTATPPQSIFSLALWKLSTDEHFEDIGRKFNITKYVCQQVIRLFWRRISAQYEILIQWPSTPEKRQYTVRTFQANQQLNKFPQLFGILATKQLDVFLEAENEERQVVLQIICDGDQKVIDCFLVLADEYSFDTSPIGQTLALNVQTMPLGSYLIGDETFPLKPYLLRPIGAPSDDRERAFNMALQPALLLAQQALDSMAKRFNALYALEARNLHEVRKIVDTVCALHNLCVDMEDDYVERKLKDVQFNWAKVGNGAIRKQADEQDELGKQKRAAIMAEVLR
- the LOC105222878 gene encoding probable ATP-dependent RNA helicase DDX52, whose product is MDTHDIFLQLTRGARFNSKPKTAIKANQNTTDEIQENKTARSIISKKAKSDEEVSHSDGFSSEEEEESFNYINGKDDIKKLSKKPKKTVTAEEREAKLHEEMVTTIRKENLITVRGKDIPAPVTTFEDLKNEYGMSDRLLQNLATATYSKPTPIQMQAMPLLLQGRNVMASAPTGSGKTIAFLAPIINDLRKPSKVGFRAVVLAPTRELAAQIYRECVQLANQTALKIHFQAKSNNNNETSGNANKKYDILISTPNRVRFLLEQEPPALHLTEVEWLVIDEADRLMEEGINNFKDQVDVILAACTNKKKKLALFSATYTVPVAKWAIKNLPNLARVIVGHENSATNSVEQELLFVGSESGKLLAIRDMVRKGLKPPVLVFVQSKERAKELFQELLYDGINVDLIHADRSQQQRDNCVRAFREGHIWVLICTELMGRGIDFKGVNLVINYDFPPSVISYIHRIGRTGRAGRNGKAITFFTQNDTPNLRSIANIIKESNGKVPDFILAMKKQRKSERKWLESHAPKRDSISTRISKNVEKEKDNVEKNTKPMAKKRKASAEFDKKSSKTKLSTKKSSNLQPSASKKIKLKKQ